CATCCACTCTGCCGTGGGTCTGATGCGATCGTCAAGCCACCTCACCCCATGGTTTGCATGAGCATTTGAAAGGTAGCGGTGTTGCGTACCGGATCAAAATTAGAGTCGGTTTTCGCCATCACCTTATATAGATTGGGGCTGAGGATAATAGCCCGCTTCAGGCATTTGAGGGCGTGGGCAGCATCATCGAGGCTGGCGAAGGATGACGCCTTGCCATACCAAGCTTGAGGATTGTTGTTCATGCATTTGAGGGAATTATCAAAGCTAGCGATCGCTTCCTCATGGCGATTGAGCTTAGCCAGCACCGTCCCCCGCTGATTCCATGCGTAGTAGCAGGTTTGTTTAATGGTCAGAGCGGTGTCGAGACTGGTGAGCGCATCGCCATAGCGCCGCAGCGACACCAGCGAAACAGCCCGGTTGTACCAGGCCCGGTAGTTATCAGGGCGGAGCTCCACGGTTTTCTCAAAGCACACCATCGCCTCTTTATAGCGATAGAGCCCCATCAGAGCATGGCCCTTGTTGTACCAAATCTTGTAGTCATCGGGACTGTGGGTAATGGCTTGGTCGAAACTGGTGATCGCTTCTTCAAACTGCTCCATGCGCGTTTGGGCCAACCCGCGGCCATGCCAGGCTAGCGCGTAGGACGAACAATAGCGAATCGCCTGATCAAAGCTAGCGACGGCTTCTACAAATGCCCCCATTTTAGACAGCGCATAGCCCCGTCGGCTCCAAGCTTCATGGTTATCTGGGCAGGTTTTCAGATATTTATCAAACTTAGCGATCGCCCCTTCATAGCGATGAATTTTGTACAATGTGTTGCCCTGGCTAAACCAGGTATGGGCGTCACTATTATTAGTCATGGTAGAGCGCATACAAAAGCCCTAGCTAAATGGCGGAATTGAGCAATGTAAAGCGGCCCATCAGCAAACCTGATGGCACGCCCGATGATGGAGACATAGCATCTAAACCCGTACCCGCCGGAGGCAACAACGGTAGGTCAATTCATGGGAAAATCGACCGCTTACAACCCTTTATGGACTCAGGGGCAACATGCATTCTACTGACCACCGTAGGCCGTAGCTGTGTCTAACATGCATGGATTCCTAAGGGCAAGTACCCCACGGATGGAGTAGAAAAAGCAGTGCGATATCAATGTAGTGCAACCCTATATGACATTCA
This DNA window, taken from Candidatus Obscuribacterales bacterium, encodes the following:
- a CDS encoding tetratricopeptide repeat protein, with the translated sequence MTNNSDAHTWFSQGNTLYKIHRYEGAIAKFDKYLKTCPDNHEAWSRRGYALSKMGAFVEAVASFDQAIRYCSSYALAWHGRGLAQTRMEQFEEAITSFDQAITHSPDDYKIWYNKGHALMGLYRYKEAMVCFEKTVELRPDNYRAWYNRAVSLVSLRRYGDALTSLDTALTIKQTCYYAWNQRGTVLAKLNRHEEAIASFDNSLKCMNNNPQAWYGKASSFASLDDAAHALKCLKRAIILSPNLYKVMAKTDSNFDPVRNTATFQMLMQTMG